A genomic stretch from Setaria italica strain Yugu1 chromosome VII, Setaria_italica_v2.0, whole genome shotgun sequence includes:
- the LOC101771816 gene encoding protein ZINC INDUCED FACILITATOR-LIKE 1: protein MVGRAIAAIFWGILSDRIGRKPVIAFSILSVVIFNTLFGLSTTYWMAIATRFVLGALNGLLAPIKAYCIEVCRTEHQALGLSLVNTAWALGLIVGPALGGFLAQPTEKYPHIFSKDSIFAGFPYLLPCLSVSSFATIVLISCTWLSETIHKHKVPEKDTKIVKALPPKDNYRDSPRRKSLLQNKPWVSTMLPYCLFSLHDTAYSEILSLWAVSDRKYGGLSFSTEDIGEVLAMAGASLLVYQLIIYRWVHKVLGTVNSSRVASAVSIVVLATYPFMTYLSGVKLSFALYSAAMMKSALAITVTTGICLLQNNAVFQEQRGTANGISTTVMSFFKSVALVGAGALFSWAQKRQDATFLPGDQVVFVVLNLVQLLGLISTFEPFLVLPALPE, encoded by the exons ATGGTGGGCAGAGCCATTGCTGCAATTTTTTGGGGCATTCTCTCTGATCGTATTGGACGGAAGCCTGTCATCGCATTTTCAATCTTGTCTGT GGTCATATTTAACACACTGTTTGGTCTAAGTACAACATATTGGATGGCAATTGCTACAAGATTTGTGCTGGGTGCTCTAAATGGCCTACTTGCCCCAATAAAG GCATATTGCATTGAAGTTTGTCGAACTGAACATCAGGCACTTGGACTCTCACTT GTGAACACGGCATGGGCTTTGGGTCTTATTGTTGGTCCAGCTCTTGGAGGCTTCCTTGCACAG CCTACTGAAAAATATCCTCACATATTTTCCAAAGATTCAATTTTTGCCGG ATTTCCTTACCTCTTACCCTGTCTAAGTGTATCGTCATTTGCTACAATTGTCCTAATAAGCTGTACATGGCTTTCG GAGACTATACACAAACATAAAGTTCCTGAAAAGGATACCAAAATAGTCAAAGCATTGCCACCAAAAGACAATTATCGGGATTCACCTCGCAGGAAGAGTTTGCTTCAGAACAAGCCTTGGGTGTCAACTATGCTACCTTACTGTTTGTTTAGCCTTCATGACACAGCATATAGTGAG ATACTATCCTTATGGGCTGTGAGCGATCGGAAGTATGGTGGCCTCAGCTTCTCAACTGAAGACATTGGTGAAGTTCTTGCTATGGCAG GTGCTAGTCTTCTAGTATACCAGCTTATCATTTATCGCTGGGTTCATAAAGTGCTTGGAACAGTCAACTCATCACGTGTTGCTTCT GCTGTGTCTATAGTTGTTCTTGCAACGTATCCCTTTATGACATACCTATCTGGAGTGAAACTTTCTTTCGCCCTCTATTCTGCAGCCATGATGAAAAGTGCTCTTGCA ATTACTGTAACAACAGGAATTTGCCTTCTACAGAATAATGCCGTG TTCCAAGAACAAAGAGGCACGGCAAATGGTATATCGACAACTGTAATGTCATTTTTCAAGTCAGTTGCTCTAGTAGGGGCAGGGGCTCT ATTTTCATGGGCACAAAAACGTCAAGATGCTACTTTCCTACCAG GTGATCAGGTGGTGTTTGTGGTGCTGAATTTGGTGCAGCTGCTTGGGCTGATATCCACCTTTGAACCCTTTCTGGTGTTGCCTGCATTACCAGAATAG
- the LOC101772225 gene encoding protein ZINC INDUCED FACILITATOR-LIKE 1 isoform X1: MEDEGQSSPLLETKTAGGRMYVEGCPGCAVDRRKAANPGIPYGSFIYVWIVTLCTALPISSLFPFLYFMIRDLNVAKRTEDIGFYAGFVGASFMFGRCLTSTAWGIAADRIGRKPVVIFGIFSVVVFNTLFGLSVTYWMAIATRFLLGALNGLLGPIKAYAIEVCRPEHEALALSLVSTAWGIGLIIGPALGGYLALPAENFPNVFSPESLFGRFPYFLPCLCTSVFAAAVLISCIWMPETLHKHKGSENENQSIEALEAHLIDPKEKVEESGSLNTKKSLFKNWPLMSSIVIYCIFSFHDMAYTEVFSLWAESDKKYGGLSLSSEDVGQVLAVTGASLLVYQLFLYPRINKVLGPINSSRIAAILCIPILFAYPYMTYLSEPGLSIVLNVASVIKNNLAVTIITGTFILQNNAVPQDQRGAANGLSMTGMSFFKAVAPAGAGIVFSWAQKRQHGFFFPGDQMVFFLLNVIELLGLILTFKPFLAVPEQYNRN, encoded by the exons ATGGAGGACGAGGGGCAGTCGTCGCCGTTGCTGGAGACGAAGACCGCCGGCGGCAGGATGTACGTGGAAGGGTGCCCCGGGTGCGCCGTGGACCGTCGCAAGGCGGCCAACCCGGGCATCCCCTACGGGAGCTTCATCTATGTCTGGATCGTCACCCTCTGCACAG ctTTACCAATATCATCGCTGTTCCCCTTCTTGTATTTTATG ATAAGAGACTTGAATGTTGCTAAAAGAACAGAAGATATCGGCTTCTATGCTGGTTTCGTAG GTGCTTCATTTATGTTTGGTAGATGCTTGACTTCAACAGCTTGGGGAATAGCGGCAGACCGTATTGGGAGAAAACCAGTTGTTATATTCGGCATTTTCTCCGT GGTTGTGTTCAATACTTTGTTTGGGCTTAGTGTCACCTATTGGATGGCAATTGCTACACGATTTTTGCTTGGTGCTTTAAATGGTCTACTTGGACCAATTAAG GCTTATGCCATTGAAGTTTGCCGACCAGAACATGAAGCTCTAGCATTATCACTT GTCAGCACAGCATGGGGAATAGGTCTCATCATTGGTCCTGCTCTAGGAGGCTACCTTGCACTG CCTGCAGAAAATTTTCCAAATGTCTTTTCACCTGAATCACTCTTTGGAag GTTCCCGTATTTCTTACCATGCTTATGCACGTCAGtctttgctgctgctgttctcATAAGCTGCATATGGATGCCG GAGACTTTGCACAAGCATAAAGGTAGTGAAAATGAAAACCAGAGCATTGAAGCTTTGGAGGCTCATCTGATTGATCCAAAAGAAAAGGTTGAAGAAAGTGGAAGTTTGAATACCAAGAAGAGCTTATTCAAGAATTGGCCATTGATGTCATCAATAGTTATCTATTGCATCTTCTCCTTCCATGACATGGCTTACACAGAG GTGTTCTCTCTATGGGCTGAAAGTGACAAGAAGTATGGTGGACTCAGCTTATCGTCCGAGGATGTAGGTCAAGTGCTTGCAGTTACAG GTGCCAGTCTTCTTGTATATCAACTGTTCCTGTACCCTCGTATCAATAAAGTTCTTGGGCCTATCAATTCTTCTCGGATTGCAGCT ATCCTGTGCATACCTATCCTCTTTGCCTACCCCTATATGACATACCTGTCAGAACCTGGATTATCAATCGTTCTCAATGTTGCATCAGTGATAAAAAATAATCTTGCT GTTACCATCATTACGGGCACTTTCATCCTTCAAAATAATGCTGTG CCTCAGGACCAAAGAGGAGCTGCAAATGGATTGTCCATGACAGGAATGTCGTTTTTCAAGGCAGTTGCTCCAGCAGGAGCTGGTATTGT GTTCTCGTGGGCACAGAAACGGCAGCATGGTTTCTTCTTTCCAG GTGATCAGATGGTGTTCTTTCTTCTGAATGTGATTGAGTTACTCGGACTTATTCTCACATTCAAACCCTTTTTGGCTGTGCCAGAGCAATATAATAGAAATTAA
- the LOC101772225 gene encoding protein ZINC INDUCED FACILITATOR-LIKE 1 isoform X2, translated as MGEEATSPLLRVKEEYHPGCPGCAYDRRKDLLRGMPYKEFLYVWMISLTAALPISSLFPFLYFMIRDLNVAKRTEDIGFYAGFVGASFMFGRCLTSTAWGIAADRIGRKPVVIFGIFSVVVFNTLFGLSVTYWMAIATRFLLGALNGLLGPIKAYAIEVCRPEHEALALSLVSTAWGIGLIIGPALGGYLALPAENFPNVFSPESLFGRFPYFLPCLCTSVFAAAVLISCIWMPETLHKHKGSENENQSIEALEAHLIDPKEKVEESGSLNTKKSLFKNWPLMSSIVIYCIFSFHDMAYTEVFSLWAESDKKYGGLSLSSEDVGQVLAVTGASLLVYQLFLYPRINKVLGPINSSRIAAILCIPILFAYPYMTYLSEPGLSIVLNVASVIKNNLAVTIITGTFILQNNAVPQDQRGAANGLSMTGMSFFKAVAPAGAGIVFSWAQKRQHGFFFPGDQMVFFLLNVIELLGLILTFKPFLAVPEQYNRN; from the exons ATGGGGGAGGAAGCCACTTCGCCGTTGCTCAGGGTCAAGGAGGAGTACCACCCGGGGTGCCCAGGCTGCGCTTACGACCGGAGGAAGGACCTCCTCAGGGGGATGCCGTACAAGGAGTTCCTCTATGTCTGGATGATTTCTCTCACGGCCG ctTTACCAATATCATCGCTGTTCCCCTTCTTGTATTTTATG ATAAGAGACTTGAATGTTGCTAAAAGAACAGAAGATATCGGCTTCTATGCTGGTTTCGTAG GTGCTTCATTTATGTTTGGTAGATGCTTGACTTCAACAGCTTGGGGAATAGCGGCAGACCGTATTGGGAGAAAACCAGTTGTTATATTCGGCATTTTCTCCGT GGTTGTGTTCAATACTTTGTTTGGGCTTAGTGTCACCTATTGGATGGCAATTGCTACACGATTTTTGCTTGGTGCTTTAAATGGTCTACTTGGACCAATTAAG GCTTATGCCATTGAAGTTTGCCGACCAGAACATGAAGCTCTAGCATTATCACTT GTCAGCACAGCATGGGGAATAGGTCTCATCATTGGTCCTGCTCTAGGAGGCTACCTTGCACTG CCTGCAGAAAATTTTCCAAATGTCTTTTCACCTGAATCACTCTTTGGAag GTTCCCGTATTTCTTACCATGCTTATGCACGTCAGtctttgctgctgctgttctcATAAGCTGCATATGGATGCCG GAGACTTTGCACAAGCATAAAGGTAGTGAAAATGAAAACCAGAGCATTGAAGCTTTGGAGGCTCATCTGATTGATCCAAAAGAAAAGGTTGAAGAAAGTGGAAGTTTGAATACCAAGAAGAGCTTATTCAAGAATTGGCCATTGATGTCATCAATAGTTATCTATTGCATCTTCTCCTTCCATGACATGGCTTACACAGAG GTGTTCTCTCTATGGGCTGAAAGTGACAAGAAGTATGGTGGACTCAGCTTATCGTCCGAGGATGTAGGTCAAGTGCTTGCAGTTACAG GTGCCAGTCTTCTTGTATATCAACTGTTCCTGTACCCTCGTATCAATAAAGTTCTTGGGCCTATCAATTCTTCTCGGATTGCAGCT ATCCTGTGCATACCTATCCTCTTTGCCTACCCCTATATGACATACCTGTCAGAACCTGGATTATCAATCGTTCTCAATGTTGCATCAGTGATAAAAAATAATCTTGCT GTTACCATCATTACGGGCACTTTCATCCTTCAAAATAATGCTGTG CCTCAGGACCAAAGAGGAGCTGCAAATGGATTGTCCATGACAGGAATGTCGTTTTTCAAGGCAGTTGCTCCAGCAGGAGCTGGTATTGT GTTCTCGTGGGCACAGAAACGGCAGCATGGTTTCTTCTTTCCAG GTGATCAGATGGTGTTCTTTCTTCTGAATGTGATTGAGTTACTCGGACTTATTCTCACATTCAAACCCTTTTTGGCTGTGCCAGAGCAATATAATAGAAATTAA
- the LOC101772225 gene encoding protein ZINC INDUCED FACILITATOR-LIKE 1 isoform X3 — MYCNYMSLLQQFFATVSLTHCRNFTKISCCEAAALPISSLFPFLYFMIRDLNVAKRTEDIGFYAGFVGASFMFGRCLTSTAWGIAADRIGRKPVVIFGIFSVVVFNTLFGLSVTYWMAIATRFLLGALNGLLGPIKAYAIEVCRPEHEALALSLVSTAWGIGLIIGPALGGYLALPAENFPNVFSPESLFGRFPYFLPCLCTSVFAAAVLISCIWMPETLHKHKGSENENQSIEALEAHLIDPKEKVEESGSLNTKKSLFKNWPLMSSIVIYCIFSFHDMAYTEVFSLWAESDKKYGGLSLSSEDVGQVLAVTGASLLVYQLFLYPRINKVLGPINSSRIAAILCIPILFAYPYMTYLSEPGLSIVLNVASVIKNNLAVTIITGTFILQNNAVPQDQRGAANGLSMTGMSFFKAVAPAGAGIVFSWAQKRQHGFFFPGDQMVFFLLNVIELLGLILTFKPFLAVPEQYNRN, encoded by the exons ATGTACTGCAACTACATGAGTTTGCTGCAGCAATTCTTTGCTACTGTGTCATTGACTCATTGCAGAAATTTTACAAAAATTTCCTGCTGTGAGGCTGCAG ctTTACCAATATCATCGCTGTTCCCCTTCTTGTATTTTATG ATAAGAGACTTGAATGTTGCTAAAAGAACAGAAGATATCGGCTTCTATGCTGGTTTCGTAG GTGCTTCATTTATGTTTGGTAGATGCTTGACTTCAACAGCTTGGGGAATAGCGGCAGACCGTATTGGGAGAAAACCAGTTGTTATATTCGGCATTTTCTCCGT GGTTGTGTTCAATACTTTGTTTGGGCTTAGTGTCACCTATTGGATGGCAATTGCTACACGATTTTTGCTTGGTGCTTTAAATGGTCTACTTGGACCAATTAAG GCTTATGCCATTGAAGTTTGCCGACCAGAACATGAAGCTCTAGCATTATCACTT GTCAGCACAGCATGGGGAATAGGTCTCATCATTGGTCCTGCTCTAGGAGGCTACCTTGCACTG CCTGCAGAAAATTTTCCAAATGTCTTTTCACCTGAATCACTCTTTGGAag GTTCCCGTATTTCTTACCATGCTTATGCACGTCAGtctttgctgctgctgttctcATAAGCTGCATATGGATGCCG GAGACTTTGCACAAGCATAAAGGTAGTGAAAATGAAAACCAGAGCATTGAAGCTTTGGAGGCTCATCTGATTGATCCAAAAGAAAAGGTTGAAGAAAGTGGAAGTTTGAATACCAAGAAGAGCTTATTCAAGAATTGGCCATTGATGTCATCAATAGTTATCTATTGCATCTTCTCCTTCCATGACATGGCTTACACAGAG GTGTTCTCTCTATGGGCTGAAAGTGACAAGAAGTATGGTGGACTCAGCTTATCGTCCGAGGATGTAGGTCAAGTGCTTGCAGTTACAG GTGCCAGTCTTCTTGTATATCAACTGTTCCTGTACCCTCGTATCAATAAAGTTCTTGGGCCTATCAATTCTTCTCGGATTGCAGCT ATCCTGTGCATACCTATCCTCTTTGCCTACCCCTATATGACATACCTGTCAGAACCTGGATTATCAATCGTTCTCAATGTTGCATCAGTGATAAAAAATAATCTTGCT GTTACCATCATTACGGGCACTTTCATCCTTCAAAATAATGCTGTG CCTCAGGACCAAAGAGGAGCTGCAAATGGATTGTCCATGACAGGAATGTCGTTTTTCAAGGCAGTTGCTCCAGCAGGAGCTGGTATTGT GTTCTCGTGGGCACAGAAACGGCAGCATGGTTTCTTCTTTCCAG GTGATCAGATGGTGTTCTTTCTTCTGAATGTGATTGAGTTACTCGGACTTATTCTCACATTCAAACCCTTTTTGGCTGTGCCAGAGCAATATAATAGAAATTAA
- the LOC101773737 gene encoding protein ZINC INDUCED FACILITATOR-LIKE 1 isoform X1: protein MAGGEGDAALPLLEEKPQVYFDGCPGCAMDRRKAENPEIPYGLFFHTWIINLVTCLPVSSLFPFLYFMIRDLGIAKRVEDIGFYAGFVGASYMLGRALTSIIWGILADRIGRKPIIIITIFSILVFNTLFGLSVHYWMAIATRFLLGFLTGSVGTIRAYAVEVCRPEHHAIGLSLVNTSWAIALIIGPAIGGYLAQPTDKFPNLFSADSLFGRYLVLNVLNSISRVFSSMYSFLYIFNRFPYFLPCLFISIFSFVVLISCIWLPETLHTHKLHKKEHPESLIAYLSDSEEFVKKYSTSNKNKGLLTNWPLMSSIFLFCITSFDDMAYSEIFSLWSESDKKYGGLSFSSEDVGNVLLVTGASILLYQTFIYPYIVKVLGLINSSRIAIILSMVLLFTYPPMANLSRPWISIVVNIASVLKSCSVATVVTCSFILQNNSVPQDQRATANGIATTLMSLFKAFAPAGAGVVFSWAQKHQHALIFPGDQMVFFLLDIVILFELIWTFKPFLDVPKQSSSS from the exons ATGGCCGGCGGTGAGGGCGACGCAGCGCTGCCATTGCTGGAGGAGAAGCCCCAGGTGTACTTCGATGGGTGTCCCGGTTGCGCCATGGACAGGAGGAAGGCGGAGAACCCGGAGATCCCCTACGGCCTCTTCTTCCATACGTGGATCATCAACCTCGTCACCT GCCTGCCAGTGTCCTCGTTATTTCCCTTCTTGTATTTCATG ATAAGAGATCTGGGTATTGCCAAAAGAGTAGAAGATATTGGATTTTATGCTGGTTTTGTAG GTGCTTCATATATGCTTGGTAGAGCTTTGACTTCCATAATTTGGGGAATATTAGCAGATCGTATTGGGAGGAAACCAATCATTATTATCACAATTTTCTCCAT CCTTGTATTCAACACCTTGTTTGGACTGAGCGTGCACTACTGGATGGCGATAGCTACACGGTTTCTTCTTGGTTTTTTAACTGGTTCAGTTGGCACAATAAGA GCTTATGCTGTTGAAGTTTGCCGACCTGAGCATCACGCTATTGGCCTATCACTT GTGAACACATCATGGGCAATAGCTCTTATTATTGGACCAGCCATAGGTGGTTATCTTGCACAG CCAACAGATAAATTTCCAAACTTATTTTCTGCTGACTCATTATTTGGAAGGTATCTTGTGCTAAATGTATTAAATTCTATTAGTAGAGTATTTTCTTCAATGTACTCATTCTTGTATATTTTTAATAGGTTCCCGTACTTCTTACCGTGTTTATTTATATCGATCTTCAGCTTTGTTGTTCTCATAAGCTGCATATGGCTCCCG GAGACATTGCATACACACAAGCTACACAAAAAGGAACATCCTGAATCTTTGATTGCGTATTTATCTGATTCTGAAGAGTTTGTTAAGAAATATAGTACTTCAAATAAGAATAAGGGACTATTGACAAATTGGCCTCTAATGTCAtctatttttctcttttgtATCACAAGCTTTGATGATATGGCTTATTCAGAG ATATTTTCTTTATGGTCTGAGAGTGACAAAAAGTATGGTGGACTAAGTTTCTCATCTGAAGATGTTGGTAATGTACTTTTGGTGACAG GTGCTAGCATCCTTCTATACCAAACATTTATTTATCCCTATATTGTCAAAGTTCTCGGACTAATCAATTCTTCTCGTATTGCAATT ATTCTATCCATGGTGCTTCTTTTCACCTATCCACCTATGGCGAACTTGTCAAGACCATGGATATCCATTGTTGTAAATATTGCATCGGTGCTTAAAAGTTGTTCGGTT GCTACCGTTGTAACATGCTCCTTCATTCTTCAGAACAATTCTGTG CCTCAAGATCAAAGAGCAACTGCAAATGGCATAGCAACTACATTGATGTCCCTTTTTAAGGCATTTGCTCCAGCTGGAGCTGGTGTTGT ATTTTCATGGGCACAAAAGCACCAACATGCTTTGATATTTCCAG GTGATCAAATGGTGTTCTTCCTTCTGGACATTGTCATACTTTTTGAACTTATTTGGACATTCAAGCCATTTCTAGATGTGCCAAAGCAATCTTCTTCGAGCTAA
- the LOC101773737 gene encoding protein ZINC INDUCED FACILITATOR-LIKE 1 isoform X2, whose protein sequence is MAGGEGDAALPLLEEKPQVYFDGCPGCAMDRRKAENPEIPYGLFFHTWIINLVTCLPVSSLFPFLYFMIRDLGIAKRVEDIGFYAGFVGASYMLGRALTSIIWGILADRIGRKPIIIITIFSILVFNTLFGLSVHYWMAIATRFLLGFLTGSVGTIRAYAVEVCRPEHHAIGLSLVNTSWAIALIIGPAIGGYLAQPTDKFPNLFSADSLFGRFPYFLPCLFISIFSFVVLISCIWLPETLHTHKLHKKEHPESLIAYLSDSEEFVKKYSTSNKNKGLLTNWPLMSSIFLFCITSFDDMAYSEIFSLWSESDKKYGGLSFSSEDVGNVLLVTGASILLYQTFIYPYIVKVLGLINSSRIAIILSMVLLFTYPPMANLSRPWISIVVNIASVLKSCSVATVVTCSFILQNNSVPQDQRATANGIATTLMSLFKAFAPAGAGVVFSWAQKHQHALIFPGDQMVFFLLDIVILFELIWTFKPFLDVPKQSSSS, encoded by the exons ATGGCCGGCGGTGAGGGCGACGCAGCGCTGCCATTGCTGGAGGAGAAGCCCCAGGTGTACTTCGATGGGTGTCCCGGTTGCGCCATGGACAGGAGGAAGGCGGAGAACCCGGAGATCCCCTACGGCCTCTTCTTCCATACGTGGATCATCAACCTCGTCACCT GCCTGCCAGTGTCCTCGTTATTTCCCTTCTTGTATTTCATG ATAAGAGATCTGGGTATTGCCAAAAGAGTAGAAGATATTGGATTTTATGCTGGTTTTGTAG GTGCTTCATATATGCTTGGTAGAGCTTTGACTTCCATAATTTGGGGAATATTAGCAGATCGTATTGGGAGGAAACCAATCATTATTATCACAATTTTCTCCAT CCTTGTATTCAACACCTTGTTTGGACTGAGCGTGCACTACTGGATGGCGATAGCTACACGGTTTCTTCTTGGTTTTTTAACTGGTTCAGTTGGCACAATAAGA GCTTATGCTGTTGAAGTTTGCCGACCTGAGCATCACGCTATTGGCCTATCACTT GTGAACACATCATGGGCAATAGCTCTTATTATTGGACCAGCCATAGGTGGTTATCTTGCACAG CCAACAGATAAATTTCCAAACTTATTTTCTGCTGACTCATTATTTGGAAG GTTCCCGTACTTCTTACCGTGTTTATTTATATCGATCTTCAGCTTTGTTGTTCTCATAAGCTGCATATGGCTCCCG GAGACATTGCATACACACAAGCTACACAAAAAGGAACATCCTGAATCTTTGATTGCGTATTTATCTGATTCTGAAGAGTTTGTTAAGAAATATAGTACTTCAAATAAGAATAAGGGACTATTGACAAATTGGCCTCTAATGTCAtctatttttctcttttgtATCACAAGCTTTGATGATATGGCTTATTCAGAG ATATTTTCTTTATGGTCTGAGAGTGACAAAAAGTATGGTGGACTAAGTTTCTCATCTGAAGATGTTGGTAATGTACTTTTGGTGACAG GTGCTAGCATCCTTCTATACCAAACATTTATTTATCCCTATATTGTCAAAGTTCTCGGACTAATCAATTCTTCTCGTATTGCAATT ATTCTATCCATGGTGCTTCTTTTCACCTATCCACCTATGGCGAACTTGTCAAGACCATGGATATCCATTGTTGTAAATATTGCATCGGTGCTTAAAAGTTGTTCGGTT GCTACCGTTGTAACATGCTCCTTCATTCTTCAGAACAATTCTGTG CCTCAAGATCAAAGAGCAACTGCAAATGGCATAGCAACTACATTGATGTCCCTTTTTAAGGCATTTGCTCCAGCTGGAGCTGGTGTTGT ATTTTCATGGGCACAAAAGCACCAACATGCTTTGATATTTCCAG GTGATCAAATGGTGTTCTTCCTTCTGGACATTGTCATACTTTTTGAACTTATTTGGACATTCAAGCCATTTCTAGATGTGCCAAAGCAATCTTCTTCGAGCTAA
- the LOC101773737 gene encoding protein ZINC INDUCED FACILITATOR-LIKE 1 isoform X3, with product MLGRALTSIIWGILADRIGRKPIIIITIFSILVFNTLFGLSVHYWMAIATRFLLGFLTGSVGTIRAYAVEVCRPEHHAIGLSLVNTSWAIALIIGPAIGGYLAQPTDKFPNLFSADSLFGRYLVLNVLNSISRVFSSMYSFLYIFNRFPYFLPCLFISIFSFVVLISCIWLPETLHTHKLHKKEHPESLIAYLSDSEEFVKKYSTSNKNKGLLTNWPLMSSIFLFCITSFDDMAYSEIFSLWSESDKKYGGLSFSSEDVGNVLLVTGASILLYQTFIYPYIVKVLGLINSSRIAIILSMVLLFTYPPMANLSRPWISIVVNIASVLKSCSVATVVTCSFILQNNSVPQDQRATANGIATTLMSLFKAFAPAGAGVVFSWAQKHQHALIFPGDQMVFFLLDIVILFELIWTFKPFLDVPKQSSSS from the exons ATGCTTGGTAGAGCTTTGACTTCCATAATTTGGGGAATATTAGCAGATCGTATTGGGAGGAAACCAATCATTATTATCACAATTTTCTCCAT CCTTGTATTCAACACCTTGTTTGGACTGAGCGTGCACTACTGGATGGCGATAGCTACACGGTTTCTTCTTGGTTTTTTAACTGGTTCAGTTGGCACAATAAGA GCTTATGCTGTTGAAGTTTGCCGACCTGAGCATCACGCTATTGGCCTATCACTT GTGAACACATCATGGGCAATAGCTCTTATTATTGGACCAGCCATAGGTGGTTATCTTGCACAG CCAACAGATAAATTTCCAAACTTATTTTCTGCTGACTCATTATTTGGAAGGTATCTTGTGCTAAATGTATTAAATTCTATTAGTAGAGTATTTTCTTCAATGTACTCATTCTTGTATATTTTTAATAGGTTCCCGTACTTCTTACCGTGTTTATTTATATCGATCTTCAGCTTTGTTGTTCTCATAAGCTGCATATGGCTCCCG GAGACATTGCATACACACAAGCTACACAAAAAGGAACATCCTGAATCTTTGATTGCGTATTTATCTGATTCTGAAGAGTTTGTTAAGAAATATAGTACTTCAAATAAGAATAAGGGACTATTGACAAATTGGCCTCTAATGTCAtctatttttctcttttgtATCACAAGCTTTGATGATATGGCTTATTCAGAG ATATTTTCTTTATGGTCTGAGAGTGACAAAAAGTATGGTGGACTAAGTTTCTCATCTGAAGATGTTGGTAATGTACTTTTGGTGACAG GTGCTAGCATCCTTCTATACCAAACATTTATTTATCCCTATATTGTCAAAGTTCTCGGACTAATCAATTCTTCTCGTATTGCAATT ATTCTATCCATGGTGCTTCTTTTCACCTATCCACCTATGGCGAACTTGTCAAGACCATGGATATCCATTGTTGTAAATATTGCATCGGTGCTTAAAAGTTGTTCGGTT GCTACCGTTGTAACATGCTCCTTCATTCTTCAGAACAATTCTGTG CCTCAAGATCAAAGAGCAACTGCAAATGGCATAGCAACTACATTGATGTCCCTTTTTAAGGCATTTGCTCCAGCTGGAGCTGGTGTTGT ATTTTCATGGGCACAAAAGCACCAACATGCTTTGATATTTCCAG GTGATCAAATGGTGTTCTTCCTTCTGGACATTGTCATACTTTTTGAACTTATTTGGACATTCAAGCCATTTCTAGATGTGCCAAAGCAATCTTCTTCGAGCTAA